In Gemmatimonadaceae bacterium, the sequence ACAACGGGTTCATCCGCGCTCCATCAGCTCCTGAGGCAGAGCATCGATGAGAGTCTTGAGGTCTGCCGAGCGCTCGGTGGTTGTTACGAGAGTAAGGCCCTCGCGCGATATGACCACCAGATCGGATACCCCATAGACCACTACCGCTCCGCCCTCTGCATGAATCACGTTGCCGGATGCTTCCACGGCGACCACCCTGCCACTGGTAACGTTGCCCGACTCATCCACCGGCTTCACCCGCTTCAACGCACCCCACGTTCCCACATCGTCCCATCCAAAGTCACCCGCAACCACCCTGACTTTTTTGCTCCGCTCCATGACGCCCACGTCAACCGAAACAGGGTTGACGGCCGCGAAGTAAGTCTCCAGACCGTGGGGATCTCCGCGGTTCGCATGCAGTGCGACCGCTATCTCGGGCGTGACCTCCATCACCTCGGCCAGGAAATCCGCCACACGCCAGACAAAAATGCCGGAGTTCCAGAGGTAGCCATCCTTGAGCATCGATGCCGCCCGGAACCGGTCCGGCTTTTCAACGAATTGCGTTACCTCACGCGCGCCAGTCGCGGTAACCCCACCAGGCTGGATATACCCGAACCCCGGATCCGGCCGTGTCGGCACAATGCCCACAGTGACGAGCGCCCGCTCGGCTACCGCCACTTTCTCTGCGGCAAGCAGGGCAGTCCGAAAGCCATCATCGTCAGCTATTGCCCAGTCTGCATGAACGCACATCATTGTCGCATCCGGATCCTTGCTCCGCCGCTCGATCTCTGACGCCGCCCAGGCAAGCGCCGCCGCGGTGCCGGCCGGCTTGGGCTCTGCAATCACATTCGACTCGGGGATCGCTTGTGCCACCGCACGCACCGCGCGCACCAGCGATGCGTTCGTTAGGATCAACGTCCGGTCTGGTGGGACGATCTGCTGGAGCCGCGCAAGGGTGTTCAGGAGGAGTGGCTCGTCGGTCACCAGCGGCAGCAGCTGCTTGGGCCGGTCGGGTGTGCTCAAAGGCCAGAATCGGGAGCCCACCCCACCCGCCAGGATCACGGCCCATCGGCTCATTACGCCCCCGCGTCCGCTTCGCCCGTTTCCTCGCTCGACACGCCCGTGAGCTGCGCGATTCGTGAGTACAGCCGCTTCGGGCTGAAGGGCTTTGTCAGAAAATCAGTTGCGCCGCTCTCGCGTGCGTCACGCTCGTATTGTTCCTGGCCGGCCGCGGTGAGAATGATGCACGGGGTATTCCGCCATTTCTCACTTGCCCGAATTCGGTCCAGAACGTCGAGCCCGCTCAGCTTCGGCATCATCAAATCGAGGATTACGAGATCGATCACGTCCTCACGATCGAGCACGTCCATGGCTTCCTGCCCGTCAAATGCCAGCGTGACCCGGAACGGACCATGCTCGAGCTTGATCTTTATGATTCGCCCTATATGCGCTTCGTCATCGGCGACCAGTACATGACGCTCCGGAATCTGAGGATCGGTCATCAGCCGGTGTTCAGAACAAACGGGATATGGATTCGCGATGACGGCGCACATCATACAGCAGTACGCCCAGATCGGCATCGCGGGATCTCAGCACGCAGAGAAGGGCATCGTCGCCCACCGACGACACAACGGCGTACCCCTTTTCGTGCTCGATGAGAGCGATTCGCATCGAGCCCCTTGCTGTGGTACCCCCGATTTCGTCAGCCGAGGCAACTATTCCGGGCACTCGTGCTGCCAGATCGTCGGCGTCGAGGCCTGGCGCTGACTGGCTGTCGATCAGAAGGCCATCGCGACCGAGTACCACCACGGCCTCGATGCCGGTTCTCATGCGGATAGCTGCCGTCAGATCGCGAATGGTCGGCATCGATGCCTCGTAATATGTGTTGCGAGACTGATCATCGCAGGGAATCTAGTCGATCGGATTCGCTTGAACTGCCCTGCGTTAAAGGGTATTATCGAATCCGGGCAGTCACTGCGCCCACTTCCTTTCCAACGTGTCATGACACTTTCCAAATCGGCGCTCAGCTGCATCGCCGGAATATTGGTTATTACCGCTTGCGGCGGCACTGACTTGATGCGCGCCAGCCTCCCAACGGCGCGAGACTCTTACACAGTCTTCGCTCTGACGGGCTCGCCGGTGGCGTTCCCGAGCGGGATCAACATTTATTTCCGCCAGGCTGTGAGGGTCGACGGCAACGCCAATTTCGACGTCGCGTTCGACATCGACGCGGGGGGCAACGCCGTTGTATATCCAGCGCGGCTGATCGTCAGCTCACTGAGCGGCAACCGGCCTGTTGGAATCCGAAAGGTATCAGGTACCTTCGAGTCGATTCTTACGGCGCCGACCGGAATGTATGTCGACAGTCTGCCGGTGATCGCCGGCAAGGGAGACGTGATCGTGGTTGAGTCAGCCCGCAATGCCAGCGGGGATGTTTGCCAGTTCAGCATTTCTCCTTTCATCTATTCGAAGCTGCTCATCGAGAGTGTCGTTCCGGCTACGCGCACGATCGTCGTACAGGCCGTTTTGAATCCGAACTGCGGATTCAGGTCGTTCGAGCCGGGCATTCCAGCCAGCTAAACCATGCACGACCTGCGCATGGTTCGCGAGCATATCGACGTGCTGCGTGAAGGCATGCGCCGCCGGGGAAAGCTCGACGCGTTCGGTGATCTGATCGACCGCGCGCAGAGCGTCGATGCAGACCGGCGCTCGGTGATTCAGCAGGTCGAGAAGACAATGGCGGAACGCAACGGCATCACGAGGGAAGTCGGCCGCCGCAAACGAACTGGCGAGGAGGCCGGCGATCTTCTTTCAGAGTCACGTTCGCTTGGTAAACAGATCGACGGCTTCAGGAGCAACCTTGCCGTGCTGGAGGATGAGCTCCAGCTCTCTCTCCTCAGCATCCCGAATGTCACTCTGCCCGATGTTCCCGAGGGGTCAGAGGAGTGCAACAAGGTAGTTCGCACGTGGGGATCGCCACGCGATTCAGGCGGCGTGCGCCCGCACTGGGAAATCGGCGCGGAGCTCGGCCTTATCGATTTCGAGCGGGGCGCCAAGATCAGCGGGTCGGGATTCATTGTTTTCCGTGGGCGAGGTGCGCGGCTCGTCCGGTCGTTGATGAATTTCATGCTCGATCTTCATACCGGCGATCATGGATACGACGAGACGTGGGTTCCCATTCTCGCCAATCGTGCGGCGATGACCGGGACGACACAGCTTCCCAAATTCGAAGACGACATGTACGCCGTCGACAGCGGAGAGCTTTTCCTCATCCCGACGGCCGAGGTTCCGCTCACCAATCTTTTCAGGGAAGAAATTCTCACGGCTGCTGATCTTCCCCGTGGGATGGCTGCGTACTCGCCCTGTTTTCGCCGTGAGGCGGGGTCGCATGGCAAAGACACGCGCGGCCTGTTGCGCGTCCACGAGTTCGACAAGGTTGAGCTGGTCCGCTACTGCACTCCGGAAACTTCCGACGCGGAGCTCGAGCTTCTTACCAGCCACGCTGAGCGCGTTCTGCAATTACTTGGGCTCCCATATAAAGTGGTGCTGTTGGCGGCCGGGGATACCGGTTTCGGAAGCGCCAAAACGTACGATCTGGAAGTGTTCGCACCGGGCGTCGGCACCTGGCTCGAAGTATCGTCGTGCAGCTCGTTCACCGATTTCCAGGCGCGGCGCGCGAATATCCGCTATCGGCCAGCCGACGGCGGTAAACCGCGCTTCGTGCACACGCTGAATGGATCGGGCGTGGCTTTTCCGCGGATCATCGCAGCTATTCTCGAGCACTACCAGAATGTGGACGGCACGGTATCGGTACCCGAGGTGCTGAGGCCGTATCTGGGCACCGACCGGCTCGGCTGACACATGCGCCGGCTCGCACCGGTCGCGGTCGTGTCTGTGTGCGTCGCCGCGCTCCTGATCTGGTACGTCATTTACACCCAGGGCGTAGTTCGTGAGTTGAGACGCGAAGCATCGCGGGTGGGCCTGATGTATGCGCGGGTATACAACGGGCTGAATGATCCGAGTGCCGATGCGGCCAACAATGCGCTTCTCGATCTGGCGCGCTACATAAGGGAATCGGGAGTACCACTCATTCTCACCGATGCCACCGGCACTCCTACGGCGGTCGACAATCTCCCTGTCGAGCTTCCGCTCAGCTCACCCGAGCTGCGGGAGTACGTTCGCCAGCTCGATCGTCAGAATCAGCCCATCAGAGAGTCGGACGTGGGCACCGTGCACTACGGTAACACTCCTCTGGTACGGGGGCTGCGCATCATCCCGCTCCTGCAATCACTGCTGATTGGCATGTTCCTCCTCGCCGGGGCGTACGGACTTCGTACCCGGGGCCGCGCAGACCGTGAGCAGATCTGGGCGGGCATGGCGCGCGAATCCGCGCATCAGTTGGGCACTCCGATATCGAGCATGAGCGGGTGGATCGAGCTTCTCCGTGACGCCGGAGGCGATTCGATGACCATGAGCGCACTCTCGCACATGGACGGAGATCTCGAGCGTCTGAAGCGGGTCGCGAACAGATTCGAGCGCATTGGCCGTCCCCCGAGAAAGGAGAGTGTCGACCTGGGCGATCTGGTCGAGCGGGTCGCGACGTATTTCCGGGCCCGGGTGCCGACGCTTGCGCAACGCGTGTCGGTGAATTTTTCCCGCGGCGAGGGCTCGCTTCTGGTGAGCGGCGACCCGGTGCTGCTCGAGTGGGCAATCGAATCGCTGACAAAGAACGCCATTGACGCTCTCGCCGGGCACGACGGCCACGTAAACATGTCGGCGGAGGCCCTTCCCGAAGGCCGCGTCCGCGTTCGCGTAGCCGATACCGGGCCCGGCATTCCTCGAGAGCTGGGCAGCCGCATTTTCGAAGCCGGGTTCAGCACCAAACAGCACG encodes:
- a CDS encoding sugar phosphate nucleotidyltransferase — encoded protein: MSRWAVILAGGVGSRFWPLSTPDRPKQLLPLVTDEPLLLNTLARLQQIVPPDRTLILTNASLVRAVRAVAQAIPESNVIAEPKPAGTAAALAWAASEIERRSKDPDATMMCVHADWAIADDDGFRTALLAAEKVAVAERALVTVGIVPTRPDPGFGYIQPGGVTATGAREVTQFVEKPDRFRAASMLKDGYLWNSGIFVWRVADFLAEVMEVTPEIAVALHANRGDPHGLETYFAAVNPVSVDVGVMERSKKVRVVAGDFGWDDVGTWGALKRVKPVDESGNVTSGRVVAVEASGNVIHAEGGAVVVYGVSDLVVISREGLTLVTTTERSADLKTLIDALPQELMERG
- a CDS encoding response regulator transcription factor, with protein sequence MTDPQIPERHVLVADDEAHIGRIIKIKLEHGPFRVTLAFDGQEAMDVLDREDVIDLVILDLMMPKLSGLDVLDRIRASEKWRNTPCIILTAAGQEQYERDARESGATDFLTKPFSPKRLYSRIAQLTGVSSEETGEADAGA
- a CDS encoding roadblock/LC7 domain-containing protein; the protein is MPTIRDLTAAIRMRTGIEAVVVLGRDGLLIDSQSAPGLDADDLAARVPGIVASADEIGGTTARGSMRIALIEHEKGYAVVSSVGDDALLCVLRSRDADLGVLLYDVRRHRESISRLF
- the serS gene encoding serine--tRNA ligase, with translation MHDLRMVREHIDVLREGMRRRGKLDAFGDLIDRAQSVDADRRSVIQQVEKTMAERNGITREVGRRKRTGEEAGDLLSESRSLGKQIDGFRSNLAVLEDELQLSLLSIPNVTLPDVPEGSEECNKVVRTWGSPRDSGGVRPHWEIGAELGLIDFERGAKISGSGFIVFRGRGARLVRSLMNFMLDLHTGDHGYDETWVPILANRAAMTGTTQLPKFEDDMYAVDSGELFLIPTAEVPLTNLFREEILTAADLPRGMAAYSPCFRREAGSHGKDTRGLLRVHEFDKVELVRYCTPETSDAELELLTSHAERVLQLLGLPYKVVLLAAGDTGFGSAKTYDLEVFAPGVGTWLEVSSCSSFTDFQARRANIRYRPADGGKPRFVHTLNGSGVAFPRIIAAILEHYQNVDGTVSVPEVLRPYLGTDRLG
- a CDS encoding ATP-binding protein; amino-acid sequence: MRRLAPVAVVSVCVAALLIWYVIYTQGVVRELRREASRVGLMYARVYNGLNDPSADAANNALLDLARYIRESGVPLILTDATGTPTAVDNLPVELPLSSPELREYVRQLDRQNQPIRESDVGTVHYGNTPLVRGLRIIPLLQSLLIGMFLLAGAYGLRTRGRADREQIWAGMARESAHQLGTPISSMSGWIELLRDAGGDSMTMSALSHMDGDLERLKRVANRFERIGRPPRKESVDLGDLVERVATYFRARVPTLAQRVSVNFSRGEGSLLVSGDPVLLEWAIESLTKNAIDALAGHDGHVNMSAEALPEGRVRVRVADTGPGIPRELGSRIFEAGFSTKQHGWGIGLPLARRIVRDNHGGELLLIPSERGATFDIILS